In Dasypus novemcinctus isolate mDasNov1 chromosome 8, mDasNov1.1.hap2, whole genome shotgun sequence, the genomic stretch AGGAGAACTGGTTGGTGTGGGCAGCAGAAAACCCTGGAGCCGCCGGAGGGAGCGGAGCAGGGATGCCCATTGCAGAGGTGGGAAGACGGGCTGGGCCGGCCCCTGTCTCTTGCTGAGCAcccgccctctccctcctcctctctcccggAGCCCAGGGTGGGGCTGTCTGAGCAGGGGCTGGGGCCACGCTCCAGCTGCAGACATGCACCTGTTGGGTCTGCCTGATGACACATTCTTGGCCAGGCAAAAGAACATCTGGTGAGGAGCAGAGGTCCCCTGCTCCCGCCAGCACAGAGCCCCGGCCAGCCCTACACTCAGCTTCGAACTGGTGGGGGAGGCCTGAGTCGCTTTGCAACAGAGTCGGGCAGTCCACTGACAGGCAGCCACACACAGCCACAGCTGTGACCAGGCCGTCCTCTCCCTGCAGAGCTGTGCTGGGTACCTGAGGCCAGCGCGGAGCCCCCACGTGCACTTGGGCAAAGAGCAGGACAGTGGATCCTGTCTGGGCGAATTCAGGAACACTCCATGGAGGTGGTGACATCAAGGCTGGGTGTTCAACAGGCACAAAGGAGGGGTTTGAGGCAGAAGGAAGAGCAAAGGTGGGGTGGAGAAGGAAGAAGTGCCAAGCAGAGGGTCAGAGAGGGGAGTAAGATGGAGCGGAAGGACTGCAGGGTCTCGGGAGTATAATCGAGAAAGCTGGGCAGGGCCTTGAATGCGCTAAGGAGATTGACTTCACCTGTGGGCACTGGGAGCCATGGAAAGGTACAGAGCAGGGGCAGGACACAGTCGTATCTATGTCCAGGAAGGGTCTGTGAGTGGGGCAGTGTGGAGGGTGGTCCTGaccctctgcccctgcccacaGCCGTGCGTGCTGACCGCATGCGGGGAGGCCGGAACAAGTTTGGGCCCATGTACAAGCGGGACCGGGCCCTGAAGCAACAGAAGAAGGCACAGATTCGAGCCAATGGCTTCAAGCTGGAGACAGGCCCCGCGATGGGGGtgcccccaccgccccctcccccgccggACTACATGCTGCCCCCTGGTCTGCACGCACCCGAGCCCAAAGGCCTGGCTTCCGGCGCGCCCACCGGGCCACTGGGCGACTTTGGGGCCCCGGCTCTGCCCATGGCCGTGCCCAGCACCCACGGGCCGCTGGCCGGCTACCTCTACCCCACTTTCCCTGGCCGCGCCATCAAGTCCGAGTTCCCGGAGCCCTACGCCAGCCCCCCGCAGCCAGGGCCCCCCTACGGCTACCCGGAACCCTTCACCGGGGGGCCCGGTGTGCCCGAGCTCATCCTGCAGCTACTGCAGCTGGAGCCAGACGAGGACCAAGTGCGGGCACGCATCGTGGGCTGCCTGCAGGAGCCGGCCAAAGGCCGCCCCGACCAGCCCGCGCCCTTCGGCCTCCTGTGCAGAATGGCTGACCAGACCTTCATCTCCATCGTGGACTGGGCGCGCAGGTGCATGGTCTTCAAGGAGCTGGAGGTGAGCCCCCCGTGCCCCCGCCTGGCTGGCCGCTGGACCTGGGTTGTCCTCTCAGCTGCCCGAGTCTCAGCCTGGTCATTCCTCGGGATGGGGCCACCCTACCTGTGGCTTCAGGCAGCATCCGGGGACAGGGGGACCACACTGGAGTGTTGAGGGGCCTCTGGGCCATCACAGCCTTCCGTGTCCCCCGCTGCCTCCCAGCTCACTGCCCActcacctctccctccctcacttctAGTTCTTGGGTGTTCCTCAACACCTCTGGGTCGTTCCTCTCTGCCTCcacttctctcctctgtctctctctctctgcttctctgtgtctcccCCAGTCTTCATCCctgtaggcttttttttttaagatttattttatttatttctctcctccctcccccccccccccgccgttttctgctctctgtgtccattctctgtgtgttcctgtgtgtccgcttgcattcttgtcagcggcaccaggaatctatgtttctttttgttgcgtcatctagctgtgtcagctctccctgtgtgcggcaaccttcctgggcaggctgcactttctttcgtgctgggcggctctccttacagggcgcactccttgcacgtggagcacTCTTATgcgggggcactcctgtgtggcacagcactcctttgcgcgtgggccagttcaccacgtgggtcaggaggccctgggtatcgaaccctggacctcctatatggtaggcggacactcaatcagccacatccgcttccccctgtgGGCTTCTATCTCTTTCTCTGAGACCTGGTGTCCTCCAAAGGACTAGCTCAGTCCTTGGGAGACTGTCTCTGGCTGCCCCAGTGGGATGTTTGGAAAGGCCTCCAGCCCACCCTGTCCCCCGTTCAGGGAGGCCACCAGTCCCCGCCAACCTCCAAGGTCATAGATGAGAGTTCTTAGTGTCTCTGAATTTGGGGTGCCTGTGGGTCTTTCTTCTTCCCAGCTAAGGTGCAAGATCTTCTGGTCCCTGTCTCTAGTGCATGGTGGTTGATCCGTACGtaagtgtgtgtgtatctgtgtgtgtgtggcggtgGGGAGCTAGATGGGGGTCGCAGGGCCTGCCACTGATCTTCCTAGCAAGGCACACTTCTCCtactgcagggccttccctcCACGAGACCTGAAGTACCCGAGGCTCAAGTAAGcaggaaagcagcaggagaaactGAGACCAGACACAGGGAGGAACTTCCCGGTCATCCTGCCTAGTGGTGTGAAGGCCCAAGAGCTGCCCCGCTAGTACCTTGGCTCCCTGCAATCGGGGCATTCTGCCAAGGCCCATCCTTGCCGGCGGAGCACGGGCCCTCTTTGGCCCAGGCCTATCGGTGTTTGCCTTTCCCAGGCCAGCCCACCCGGGGCCGTTCTGAGGCTGGGTGTAAACAGTAGGGCCCGTTGCCCTCCCTGCTGGGGCCACCGCAGCCTTGAGCAGTATTGTCAGTGCTGACGCCACTTGGACCTGGGCTTCCTCCAGGGGCATGTGGCCGGATGGGCCGGGGGCACGGCCTGCCAGGAATGGGCGCGGGGGGTGGGTAAGGTGGGGCCCGGGCATGGGAGCACTTGAGCCGTTTTGGTTCTGGGAACCTCATGGGTCTGGGGGCCTGTGTTACTCTGGATGTCCAGAATTGGTGGCAACGGCGCCTGCTTCCGCTCTGGAGGACCCGTCATGGCTGAGGCTGGGACCACTCCACCTCGTCACTGCCGCCTCCCCAGGGAGCCCTCGGGCATGGGGCGAGAGACAGGGCCTTGAACATCCCCCCCTGCCCTCCAGTCATGACGAGGCCCTGGCAGGGCATGCGGAGCCCAGGACCCTtgggttgggcaccagcttccccTACTGACTTCCCATGAGCCCCTTgtgcagaggggaggaggagccCGGCATTCCCGGCCTTCCAGAACCCTGGATCCAGGGGCAGGGCACTTCCTCTGGCTGCCTTCCTAGTCTCCCGGGGTTTTTCACGCAGGATGGGAAGGGCTTTTGTTCCAGCTTTGCTGAGTGTTTTTTCCTGCTTCTGGCTTCTCTGTGGTCAAAACCTTCCTGCTTCCCCTTCCCAGAGTGTCTGAGTTAAGCCCAGGATTATGAACCATGGTCATCGCCCTCCATAAAGGAGCTTTGCAGATAAGTACCAGCCCAGCCGTTAGAGGGACTGTTGTCCGCCATGTGGAAGTTCTCTCCCCCTGGTCCATTGGGCCCTGGGCTGGTGTCTGTTTACAAAGTCAGAGGTGAGGAGGCAGAAAAGTAGAGGGTGCTGAGTGACCCAGTTCTCCCTTTTGGCTAACTAAACTGTacctctccctgctccccaggACACCGAGGTCATTCCATTCATCTCTCTACCTCCAGGCAGGTCACATCTAGTACACAGAAGAGGGGACTTTGTTGCTCTGAGAGTGGGGCAGGCCTTTGGCTGGGCACTGGGGACATCAAAATGAACTGGACCCAGGAAGCTTTAGGCTAGAGATGGAGGAAGAAAGACCTGTGCATAGACAATGCCAATGCAGTGTGCCCTGGCTGGGAGGGCAAGGGTGAGGGGCGAGGGGGCCCAGCGGGAAAGCCAGTGGCTGTCTCTCGGAAGTCAGGGAAGGTTTCTTTGATCTGTGCCTTTGCAGGAAGCAAGCAGAGAAGGTTAAGGGCATGCCGGGCTGTGGGAACAGCATAGGCTGGGGCCCAGAAGTGTAAAAAGACAGCGGCGTGTTCAGGGAGTTTCCAGGGGGTCCTGTGAGGTCAGAAGGCAGTGCCTGGACCAGGAGCGGGTCCTCCGGGTGGAGATGGGCAGGCAGCTGGAGCTGGCTGGGGCCCTCCATTTCCAGGGCAGGATGAGGCCTCCCTACAGGGCCTGAGGCCGGCCCTCTGTGGGGTGTTGGCGTCTTGCTGTCCTGGGGATGCCCTGAGGATGTGTCTGACCTTGAGCTCCAGAtgccatcccccccaccccccgggctTTCCTCCTGTGTTCTTTCCCAGCTTGGAAGGCTGTCCCTTTACTCTGTTTCTCCATCTCACACCATCATCGCACGTTAGATCTAACCGTAGCCCCAGCGTTAGTCACAAGGACCAGAGCCAGAgagacctgggttcaagttccagctctgccactttctagctgtgtgactctgggcaagtGACTTTACTCTTCTGGGCCTCCACTTCCTCATCTAAAAAAAATGGCAGGCATTTAAATATCATTCCTATCATGGGGTTGTTGTAAGCGTCTAGTGAGCTGGGACCAGTGGAGAacttagcacagggcctggcaccaGGAAGATTCAGAAAATGGTAGCCTCAGCTCCCTTCCTCGCCGTCCCCTCTGCTGCTATACAATTTAATCTGTGCTTGCAAGTGGGAAAAGATGCATTATATTCATGCTGCTGTAGGCATACTTCAGTTCTGGGAGCGGATGAGGGCCCACCATGCCCTGGGCTCATAAAGCAACTTCTTCCCTGCAAGACAAGGTAGCAGAAAGTCTCCTCCACCCACTGCTCACGGGGAGACAGTGCCCCCAGCCCAGTTGCTGGGAAGGACGGGCTGGGAGGATGGACGATAGGAATTGGGGAGTAGGAGACGAGGACCCAAGACCCATCTTGATGTCGCTTCACCCTCAGCGTCCAGCTCTGGGCCCCCGATTAGCAACAGATTTAACTGCCCACATAGAAGGGTTCATTTAAGCCGCAGTAACTCTGTCACTCTTGGGCTGACAAACGATGGCCTGCTGACCGCTCGGCCGGGAGAGCGCCATGGCAGGCCCGTGGCGTGTCAGCCACCAAGAGTTACAGAGCCCGCTGGCCTTCGGCCGCCAGACTGATCAGACCCCAGGGGGCTCCGAGGGGGCCTGCCGGGAGGAAGGTCAGCTCGGCACCCATAAATACCCCATCTCCCGGGCAAGCTGCAAAGAGTCAAGGCTCCAGGAAGATTTGTGGCAGGTTagcgggaggggtggggggtggggggtggggggtgggtgggctgAGCAGACTGGCCAGGCTGGGACTGCAGACGTCCTTGTTGCCAGGGTGGCAGGGAGGCCCGAGGGTAGAGCAGGAACCTTTAGCTTCTGGAGAGACCTTTGGAAGGTGAAAACAAGCCTCTCTGGTTAAGTGCGCCTCGTAGCCACCTGCCTTCTGGAGCTGGCGGCTGCAGCCCCTTGGTTTTCTAAAGATAAGTGTGTCCGGGTGCGTGGgcggtttgtgtgtgtgtgtgtgtgtgtacgtgtgcgCATCTGTGCAGGGAAGTGCTTTGGGGTTTGGTGTCCATCAGTCCATCCAGGGCAAGAAGCAAGTGCAAAGTCTGTTAGGAAAGTTTGCCCTTCATAATTTTCAGCCTGTGTTCATACCTTTTCTCCAAACCAAAAAGCAAGGGATTCCCCCGCCCCTCCCATTTCTTAGAACGGGGAATTATGGTAGGGGACACGTGGCTGAGCTGGGAATTCAATCCAGGGCTGTGGACGCCAAAGTTTTTCCTCCGTGCTGCATCTCTGCCCCTGCCACCCAGCGGCCCCGCTGGGCAGGGCTGCCCGCACCCGCCGGGGTCTGAGGTCTGGTATGGAGACTGCTCCCCGGGCTGGGCCAGCCAGGTCACTGTGACCCCTTCTGCTTTCTGCCTGCAGCGCAGCCTGCTTATCTCCTAATTCCCTCCCTTATCTCCTGCTCTTCCATCCCCCCCACTTGTTCCTGCTATGTGGCCACAAGGGTGTCTGCTCTGGGCCCACAGCCCAGCCCCAagcatcccccccaccccagcttcctGATTTTTGTCACTGCTGGTGAGGCCCCCTGGGCAGACACCTCCTGCCTGGGCCTCGGGCAGTCCCAGGTGCTCAGCCTGGCCCCGCACGGGGCCACCCCGGGCAGGGCTCCCTCCTTCACCTGCAGTTTGGGTGGAGCTCAGGGCCTGGGAAGGGAGGGCCCAGGAGTGCGGCCCTGGGGTGTGCTGTGAACCTGCTTCCGCGGATGCTGTGGAGGGAGGctccctgccccccaggcccGAGTGGTGGctcattcccccaccccctccctcccggGCTACCTGTGGCTGAACTGGGGTCCCGGTTTCCTGTTCTGACATCACAGGGCTCGAGGAGGAATTTTCTGCTGGGGAGGGAGTGAGCGGTGTGGGCTCTCCACCCTGGgatgaggtggggagggggacaggaaGTGGGGGTTCGAGCAGGACCAGGAGGGAGACAGACCTTCCCTGTTACTCTCCtgccaggggggtggggagggggcccgcAGGCCTTGGGAAGCTTCTGCTGCTTTTCCCTTTGGCTCCCTGTGGCTGCCTGAGGACTGGTCCCACAGAGTGCCCAGGAAAGGAGGGgacagaaggaagggaggaggccACTGCCCTCGAGAAAAGAGCCGTCCCTTAGGCCTGGGGCCGGTTCCCCTCAGGCCAAGGGCGGCCTGCCAGGGGCCTCCTGGTTGGGGCGCAGGGCATTGCAAGCATGTGTAGGACTTGGTGCTCAAAGGGGAAGGGGCTAAGTTTCCTGGGAGACCGTGAACTCCGGGGCAGCCGCAGTCTTCTTCCAAGGCCTGCTGGTTAAGAGCATGGATCTGGAGCTGTGTGATgttgggcaagttacttgacctctctgtgtTCAGTCATCTCTCTCCATAGAATAGGGATGACAACTGCCAGCTGTAGAACCACACACGCTAGCTGTCATGGCTTGCATTTGCTGTAGGGCATGGCTGAAGAAGGTGCCAGGAAGTATCTGTGGGGCGGCTGGCTGAGGAGCCACGGATGCCCAGAGAGGGGCTAGCGTGCTCACGGAGCTCAGGATCTGTGGCTGCGGAGCGGCGTGGACGGGGAACGCGGCCGCGCCTGGTCCCGCGTTGTCCTCGTGTGATCCAGGGAAACTCCCTCACCCGCTCTGGGTGGCAAATTCAAAATCGGGATTCGGGCCAGGGGACCGCGAGGGGCCCCCGTGGCTCGGGTGGCGCGTGGTCCTGAGTCCGCTCATCATGGTCAGGACCGGTTGCCCTCCTGTGCCGACTGACCCCCAGAGTCGCGGGGCACCCCGCGCCGAGTGCCCCCGATTGCCCCGTGTCCCCTCTGATCCCCCTTCCGGCATTGTCACCGCCTGACCGAGGGCCGGGCCTCCTTTCTCCTCGGGCGCCGGAAGCGCTGCCTCAGCCCAAGGCCGTCCTGGGCTGCTTCTCCCTGGCTCCGTGCTGCGCCGCTGAGGCTGCCCGGGGAGTGACCGCGGGCCAAGAGGGCACGGCAGTCAGTAGTGATTTTCCCGGCATCTGAGGAGTCCTTCACAGAGCGCTTCCAGGGACCTTGGGCCGCTGGCGTTTATCGAGGGCTTGGTATGTGCCAGGCCATCTTCTAAGCACTTTGCAGCACTTTACAGACGAGAAAACGGAGGTCAGAAAAGTGACAGAACTTGCTGACGGGCACGCAGCTTGCGGAGGCAGAGCTGGGCCTGCGGTCAGGCCCATGGGGTCTGGGCACCTGTGCTGGaccctctttcattattttgctaGCTCCCCGCCACACTTAGAGGGAGGTGACCGAGGGGAAAGCAGGGCCTGGAGAGGTTAGGCAGCTTGCCCCAGGTGACAGAGCCAGCGGGGCCCCTGAACTGAGAGGTGGGAGGCGGTGTGGAAGGAGGGTCCCAGCAGGCCCCTGGCCGGGTCGCTGACCCCTGTGCTGTCCCCTCCAGGTGGCCGACCAGATGACGCTGCTGCAGAACTGCTGGAGCGAGCTGCTGGTGTTCGACCACATCTACCGCCAGATCCAGCACGGCAAGGAGGGCAGCATCCTGCTGGTCACTGGGCAGGAGGTGACTGACCCCACTGGGCCCCACCCTGTCCCCCACTCTGCACTTCCGGAATTCCAGGCCCAGAAGAGGTCCCCAGGCCTCTCCAGGCTGGCCCTGGCCTCCCGGTTAGCAGCCCCTTCTCAAAACTCACGGGCCACCCGCCAGCCTGGCCTTCAGTGCTGGGCACTGGAGGGCCTGGGGAGACCCAGCCTTGGCCTTGGCCTTGAGAGGAGCCAACCCCGGGGAGCCCCGGAGGAGCAGTCCTACCTCCACCCCGGCCAGGGGCGACAGCGCGGGCAAAGGCTCAGGGAGGGGGCGTTCAGAGCTGCCGGG encodes the following:
- the NR5A1 gene encoding steroidogenic factor 1; protein product: MDYSYDEDLDELCPVCGDKVSGYHYGLLTCESCKGFFKRTVQNNKHYTCTESQSCKIDKTQRKRCPFCRFQKCLAVGMRLEAVRADRMRGGRNKFGPMYKRDRALKQQKKAQIRANGFKLETGPAMGVPPPPPPPPDYMLPPGLHAPEPKGLASGAPTGPLGDFGAPALPMAVPSTHGPLAGYLYPTFPGRAIKSEFPEPYASPPQPGPPYGYPEPFTGGPGVPELILQLLQLEPDEDQVRARIVGCLQEPAKGRPDQPAPFGLLCRMADQTFISIVDWARRCMVFKELEVADQMTLLQNCWSELLVFDHIYRQIQHGKEGSILLVTGQEVELTTVAAQAGSLLHSLVLRAQELVLQLHALQLDRQEFVCLKFLILFSLDGKFLNNHSLVKDAQEKANAALLDYTLCHYPHCGDKFQQLLLCLVEVRALSMQAKEYLYHKHLGNEMPRNNLLIEMLQAKQT